A stretch of DNA from Pseudobacteriovorax antillogorgiicola:
CGAGTTGGGCACACTCGCCGTGGGCTTTGACCAAATGCGTGTTCAGATAAAAACGTTCACCGAGAATCTTCAGGAGTTAATCGATGAAAAGACTGAAGATATCATGTCGATTCTGCAAAATATTGAGCAGGGTATCTTCACTATCGATAAGGAAAGTAATATCCGTCCCGAGTACTCGACCTATCTTGAGTCTATTTTTAATCGGAAGGATCTTGCGGGGATTGAGTTTGAAGAGCTTCTCTTTAAGAATGCCGACCTTGATAGTGAGCAACTATCATGCAGTCGCAGTACCGTTCTAACATCTCTAGGTAATACGAAAATTGCCTTCAAACTTAATCGCAAACATCTCCCCAAAGAATACTCCATAGCGGTTGATGATGAAAAACGATTCTTGGAACTGGACTGGTGCCCTATATTAAAGCAAAAGAAAATCGAAAAGATCATGGTCACTGTTCGTGATGTTACAAAATTAAAGGAACTTGAAGCTGCGTCTCAAGAGAAGGCCCGGGATCTAGAGATGATCGATCAGTTAGTTCATCTTGAAGGAAGCAAGTTCAAGCAGGTCTATCAAAATACCATTTCCCTTCTCAATGAATGTATCGATGCACTCAAGAGTGATCCAGTTGGCAAGGAAGATATTGTATTTCGAAATATCCACACGGCGAAAGGATTACTTAGAACCTATGGTTTGAAGTTAATCAGCTCGGCTTTGCATGATATCGAAGAGGACTTCCCTCATAAGTCGGAAGCGGTAACTGAGCAGATGGAGCGAGACCGAGCACCAGATTTCATCTCACGACTGGAACATGCTATCGAGATTATGGAATCGTATCGCTACATCAACGATGACAAGCTAGGCCGTGCGAATCAAGCCAGTGCGGTGACTCAGGAATCCCTGGAAAAGATCCGCAGCCGCATTGCTAGTTTTCTGGACGACAGTGGCGCGTCGGATAAGCTTTTTCAAGAGATTCATATGCTTTTGGATCAGGATGCCAATCACAACCTAGGCAGCTTGCTCGAAGACTTGGTGGCCCAGGTGGGGCAAGATGCGGAGAAGCTAGGTAAGGAGATTCCAGCATTCTCAGCAAATGGTGACGCTGTTTTAATCTCTCCAGATAACTGGCAGAAGCTTTCCGGAATCTTTACCCATGTGATTCGAAACTCTCTCGACCACGGCCTAGAGCCTGCTAGTGAGCGCACGGCTGCTGGTAAAGAAGAGTATGGAACCATCTCATTGAAAAGTACGATTGACCCCAAGAATATTAAGTTGCTTTTCAAAGACGACGGTCGCGGCTTGAATCTGCCTAAGCTTAGAGAGTTAGGTTCGTTCGCTGACGATGCTAGCAATGAAGAAGTTGCTAACTTTATATTTAGACCCAGCGTCAGCACTGCCTCAGAAGTGACTGATATCAGCGGTCGTGGTGTGGGTATGGATGCGGTCAAGGCAGAGATTGAGAAAATGGGTGGCTCTATTGAGATTAAGCTAGGGAAGCCTTCTGATTCTGGCTTTGCTCCTTTTGAATTTGAAATTCGTTTACCATTGGAACTGCGTGCAGCTGAAGGAAGCTCGCAGGCCCTTGGGGCTGCGAGCTGATACTTTCAGTTTGCCTAGCTAGGTAGGGCTATAAAGGTCCAGGACTGAGCTGTAGGCTAGTCCTTCCGAATAAGCTTACTAATCTCAGTCAAATCATTGGACTGGTACTTTTTAGCAAGATCCTTATCAACATGGGCAACAATAATATCCCCCACTTCATTATGAACATCACTATAGATACCAAGATCTTTCATCCGATCAGCCTGCTTATGATTAAGGTCACTAGGGCTTACATAATGAACCGAATCTACGTTATAGCGATAGATAAGGAATAGGTGTGCTAAGAGCATAAGTCGCTTACGACGAATACTGGTATCTGTATTTTGATCGCGTACCGATAGGATCATCTTGTCTTTGCGATCTTTATAGCTCGCAAAGATCACATTAGCTAGGCTTTGCGCCGATTCGTTACGAATGGTCAACTCAAGCAACTCTGAACCAGCAATATGAGGCCGAAGCTCGGCCCTTACAGACGCTCCTATATCGTGGGTTTCGCCCCAAATTTTTAGCCAGGAGTCTAATACTTTAGGTTGTACTTCAGTCTGGATTAAGTGTTGAAACTGAGTTGAGCCTTTACCCATAGCTCGGGTGGTGGCGGTACGGCCTGAGGTAGCCATCAACACACCGTCCATGCGGTTGCCTCCAACCAGGGTTTGCGGAGTCTTGTACGGTGATTCCAATAGTCTCAGACGACGCTGGATGCGGGCGAGAGCTAGCATTCCGTCATTTTTCAGTGCCGTGGCAAACTCTTCACCGGCGACACCATCGATTTGGTGACCGCCATAGGTGATAAAGTTGAACACAAAACCTAGCTTACCAATCTCCTTGGGAAAGTCTCGCATCTCGTCTTCTGTCATGCCAGTGGTGTCCCAGTTGAATGAAGGCGAGAGATTATAGGCCAGCATTTTATCAGGGAATACGGCATGCATCGCGTCGGCGAAAATTTTTGCATCTGCGAGGTTAGCTGTTTTAGTTTCCATCCAAATGATATCGCAGTAAGGAGCAACAGCCAGTGACTTAGCAATGGCATAGTCGATGCCACCGCGAACCTGATAATAACCTTCGGTAGTTCGGGCAAGCTCTGAATCCCAGATCACATCCACGCCAATGTCCTTGGCTTTTTGTACCGCTTCTTCGTGAGTGGCATCCTTTGCAAAGTCGTTCCACTGCTCCACCGTCCATTCGTATTTGATACCACCGTTTGAGCCAGACTCTAGCTGATCAGCGACAGCCTGAGTGTAGATCTTTAGCCCGGCAGCAGCTTCCCATCGCTTATGAAATTCTCCAGAAATCACATCGAAGGATTCGCCAAAGTCTTCTTTGCCAGACTCTCTAAACTTGGCGATCTCTTGGTCGATCACCAGCAAGACTTCGTTCGCCTTTAGCCAGGTGTTTGCTTTTTCATAGGCGCTATTGCTTATGCTATAGAGCAGGAAGCCATTGATATCAGTGATCCCTTGGTCGTAGATTGCTTTTTGCATAGCCATAACAGAGGTTCGATAGCTGGGGACCTCGCGGTTGGTCGCACCTAAAATAAAAGGCTGATCCCGCTCGTCACTTGAGGAATCAAGTAGTGACGCAGCTTCTGCATCGGTTCTAGCTACGATGATTCCCGGTACCCCCATCAAGTCGAGCTGGAAGCGCGCGGAGTTACAGCGCTTGATCTGTTCCTCTGAAGTAACAAGGACCTTACCGCCTTGATGGCCACACTTTTTGAGGCCAGGTTTCTGATCTTCAATGTGGTAGCCGGGAACCCCAACTTCAACAAAGCGACGCACGAGGTTCCGGACATGGGCTTCGCCACCATGGCCAGTATCAGCATCAGCGATTATAAATGGCCGAAAGTCATGCTTTGGAATGCGTTCACGATCCTCATGACTCATCTTAGAGCGACTGTAGGTTTGGTTCTTATCCGCTGATAGGAGTGCTCTTACGAGTCCGGCGGCTTCATCGGGCACCTGGCTTAATGGATAGCTTGCTAAGTCAGGCCCAGGGTTTTCTGTTTTCGAACCTTTGGCTGATGTTGCCCAGCCACCGAGGTAGATTCCTTCGATTCCCATCCGTTTGATCGCAACTGCTTGACCAGGAGAATAAGGGCCAAAAGTTGTAATGGCCTCTCCTTTAGAGAACTTGCTTCGCAGTAATTCATAGAAACCTTCTGCTGCCATCTGAGCGATGGGAAAGCTTTCTACGATGCTGCCTTTTTGTTCCAAGACCTGCTTGGCTGTGTAAAGACGCTTGATTTCTGAAAAACGAGGGCCATTCATCCACGCTTTCAGTTCTTCGAGCTGACTGTTGTACTCATTAGGATCGTCAAGATCCACCAAGGTTTTGTCCTGTGCCCGGAAGTCTAGATTTTCAGTCATTCTTACCCCATTACGCTGAAATTCATTAATGAAAAGTTCAATTCGCTCGTTAGCTGTCATTAAGTTATGAATACCCAAGTTTAGATTTAAAAGGTCAATGTACCAAGGTAACTTTTTAGGTTCACGAACATATCGATCCACAATACTTCGAGCTATGGGTAGGGTGGTTGTTTTTGAGTCGTCATGAACATCTTTATCCTTAGCATCCAAAAGCTTTTGGTACTCTTGCTCCATGAGCTTTGAGAAGATTTCTTCATTGAAGACATCGCCCTTCTTCAGACTCAATGCGGAGTCTGCTTCAGTTAGCTTTGCCCCCTTGTGGAGCCATTCCCAAAGAATGCTCACCCGGATCTCGCCTGTCGCCATATCTTCCATCAAGTAGAGTACGGATGGATCATTAAAAAAGTCGGCAGGTTTCAATGCAGCCGCTTGAAAGCCTTGAGCAAACGCATTGCCATACTGGAGGGCAACGCTAATCAGGTTGCGTGCACCTCGGATGTCGGTGGTGGCGTCTTCTAGAAGGGTTAGGCCATCCTGATCTTCCTTGGTGTAGGTCAATGGGGGGAATGAGCGACCGCATTGGTTTTCTTCCCCTGCCTTCTCCCAGACCGGCCTTACGATGTGGACCATTTTCCAGTGAGCCACCCATTTGCCGCTAGCTCCAGCCTCACGCTCTCTTTCAGCACCTTTGACGGCTTTCTTCATGGAAGCTTCGACTCCCTCGGAAGATCCGACTGGAATGTTTGGCTCCATTCCCCCTTGCCAGAGTGCAAATTGACCCTCTAAGTCTGGGGTATTGACAGCGCGTCTGACCCTGTCTTCGTAATTGCGCATATAGCCATAAGTCATTCCAATTTCTTCGATATTGGGATTGATGAAGTTCGGGTCAAAGGCCATAGCATCAGCGACGCTATTGATGTAGTCCCAACGCCCTGTGTTAAAGCCTACAAAATGGGGAGACAGTGCCGCTCTGATTTCCATGAGCTGAAAGGTTGCTTCCAACTGCTCGACGAGAACGTAGGCCTTGATCGTGCCCACAGGAATTTCTAGATAGTCTTCAAGAGCGCAGAGCATGCGATTCCAGAAGCCAGCTTCCTCTGCGGTTTGAATCTTCGGTAGATACAAAACCACAGAACGGCCTTGCTCCATCAAGCTTCGGTAGTTGTTGCAGACATACAGTGTTAAGTCTGTAATAGAAGCCGATAGAGCCTGGCCAGCCTCAGTACGGATGTGCCGATCATCGAGGTGTAGGCCTCGGGCCCGATAAATTCGTGTCGTAAATTTCAGCTGCTTCTCAACATCATCGATAATATCTTTCGATAAAAATGATTGCGACCAGCGATTCATCTCGGTAGCAACTTGTTCCGAGATTGAAAGAAAGAGTGGATCGCTAGTGTTGGCGAGTTTTAGATTGCGTAGATTATCGAGAGACATGGTTTCGGTTTGACCAAGAGCGTCCTCGCCGTCAAACATCCAGCCATCTGCTCCCGAAAGAAGGGCATAGGAAACATTCCTAAGGCTTTTTGCCAAAGTTGCTCTAGGTTTTGTCGCTGGGCCGGTTCCTTGGATCCACTGCCGCTTCAGATCGTCAGGAATTGGCGAACCTACGAACTTTCCCTCCCGAGCGTCTCCTACGGTGATATTGGTATTCCCAATTTGGCTATTTTCATCCAAGAACGTTATGGCAAGCTTATCGCGAAATCGCTCAGCTCTTCGTACATAGCGTTTTTGCATGAGGAGATGCTGTTCTTGGTTAAATTGAGCCATGTATGAAAGAGCGCTCATGGCTTCGGGAGTATAGATATCGCGGTAATTCTCTTTTAAATGCTCCCGCACAACGAGACCCAGACTCCCTGAATGAGCTGCTCCATGTGACTTTGGAGAATATTTTTGATTCACCCGATTGCCCTCCGCATAATGAATTGTCGTCTCTAGAAAGATAGTTGAGTCAGTCTAATTCAAGTAAACGAGGCTGAATACGAGAAACTTCGAGAATCAAAGGCGTCAATGGCGCGAATGTCATGTTTGACAGTTGTCTAAGTTTTGAGGAAGCTTCATGAAAAATCGGAGTTCCCACCAACTGGAACTTTTTTCAATTATTCTTTAATCTTGCTTCACACTTTCTTTACATGGTCAATATAAATTGGCGTCCACTTATTTATAGCAAAGAGGTTACTGCGATGGTTCTGAATCGAAGGTCTTGGATCTCCCTTTTGAGTAGTATGACAATTTTCTCTGTGTCTGCTTGTTCGTCCTCTAGCGACGAGCGAGAGCCAGCCCCAGTGGAAGAACAGCAACAAAACCTAGTCAGTTCGAAGCCTTTCGGCGTCGAGCTGAAGCTTTTATCCCGTTACAAGACAGGGCTATTCGACGAAGGCGGCTCCGAGATTATTCAGTATCATACGCCTACGAATCGGGTTATTGCGGTGAACGCGGGAACCACGTCACTAGACATCATGACGTTAAGCAACAGCGGATCACTTGCTTTGGAAAAAAGTCTTAGCGTGTCGGACCTCAGTAAAGGGCAAGGGATCAAGCGCCCCCTAGGCGCTGCCAATAGTGTGGCTGTCGGCGGTGATCGTATCGCAGTGGCGGTGGAAGCTGCTGTTAAGCAAGATCCAGGCTACGTTTTTGTACTGAATGCAGTGAGTTTGAAGGTGGAGTCGGTCTACGAAGTGGGGGCCTTACCTGATATGGTGACCTTTAGCGGTTCGTTGATCCTTGTGGCAAATGAAGGCGAACCGAACGGAGACTTGACTGTTGACCCTGAAGGCTCTATTTCGATCATCGATCTGAGCCAAGGTTCGACGGGGAAGGTGGCTCACCTGGGATTTAAGGACTTCAATAAAGGAGCCAGCCGTCA
This window harbors:
- a CDS encoding HAMP domain-containing protein gives rise to the protein MKSIQTKLMVTITTSIMVSVLILSVISAVYGESLIRAFQGQSKTFSGEVIQNFNKAADYSQSEIVAIYAKQAEAKGQQLISKDKLSLTTTFVENQILFIKDYIIQSQSVDPDIVFAGFYSMEGEDIQPIQISTPKHPKGVGDGVSYDEDEQRWKLTKGDQSIYDPNLMDLLAEKKPVVRKLEEYQFESPNGETRTIQAYDVMTPILEGSIDEIDERLEEEEPVGFLRYIISLEALNTTIKRTKGEMDAILAQQLDSAKQSEETMAKLSRKSRRNLFIVLLGSAVGLFLFGTVTAKFSAKRFSTPILALSKMASAIAKGNYSENKDIDKERKDELGTLAVGFDQMRVQIKTFTENLQELIDEKTEDIMSILQNIEQGIFTIDKESNIRPEYSTYLESIFNRKDLAGIEFEELLFKNADLDSEQLSCSRSTVLTSLGNTKIAFKLNRKHLPKEYSIAVDDEKRFLELDWCPILKQKKIEKIMVTVRDVTKLKELEAASQEKARDLEMIDQLVHLEGSKFKQVYQNTISLLNECIDALKSDPVGKEDIVFRNIHTAKGLLRTYGLKLISSALHDIEEDFPHKSEAVTEQMERDRAPDFISRLEHAIEIMESYRYINDDKLGRANQASAVTQESLEKIRSRIASFLDDSGASDKLFQEIHMLLDQDANHNLGSLLEDLVAQVGQDAEKLGKEIPAFSANGDAVLISPDNWQKLSGIFTHVIRNSLDHGLEPASERTAAGKEEYGTISLKSTIDPKNIKLLFKDDGRGLNLPKLRELGSFADDASNEEVANFIFRPSVSTASEVTDISGRGVGMDAVKAEIEKMGGSIEIKLGKPSDSGFAPFEFEIRLPLELRAAEGSSQALGAAS
- a CDS encoding isocitrate lyase/phosphoenolpyruvate mutase family protein, coding for MSALSYMAQFNQEQHLLMQKRYVRRAERFRDKLAITFLDENSQIGNTNITVGDAREGKFVGSPIPDDLKRQWIQGTGPATKPRATLAKSLRNVSYALLSGADGWMFDGEDALGQTETMSLDNLRNLKLANTSDPLFLSISEQVATEMNRWSQSFLSKDIIDDVEKQLKFTTRIYRARGLHLDDRHIRTEAGQALSASITDLTLYVCNNYRSLMEQGRSVVLYLPKIQTAEEAGFWNRMLCALEDYLEIPVGTIKAYVLVEQLEATFQLMEIRAALSPHFVGFNTGRWDYINSVADAMAFDPNFINPNIEEIGMTYGYMRNYEDRVRRAVNTPDLEGQFALWQGGMEPNIPVGSSEGVEASMKKAVKGAEREREAGASGKWVAHWKMVHIVRPVWEKAGEENQCGRSFPPLTYTKEDQDGLTLLEDATTDIRGARNLISVALQYGNAFAQGFQAAALKPADFFNDPSVLYLMEDMATGEIRVSILWEWLHKGAKLTEADSALSLKKGDVFNEEIFSKLMEQEYQKLLDAKDKDVHDDSKTTTLPIARSIVDRYVREPKKLPWYIDLLNLNLGIHNLMTANERIELFINEFQRNGVRMTENLDFRAQDKTLVDLDDPNEYNSQLEELKAWMNGPRFSEIKRLYTAKQVLEQKGSIVESFPIAQMAAEGFYELLRSKFSKGEAITTFGPYSPGQAVAIKRMGIEGIYLGGWATSAKGSKTENPGPDLASYPLSQVPDEAAGLVRALLSADKNQTYSRSKMSHEDRERIPKHDFRPFIIADADTGHGGEAHVRNLVRRFVEVGVPGYHIEDQKPGLKKCGHQGGKVLVTSEEQIKRCNSARFQLDLMGVPGIIVARTDAEAASLLDSSSDERDQPFILGATNREVPSYRTSVMAMQKAIYDQGITDINGFLLYSISNSAYEKANTWLKANEVLLVIDQEIAKFRESGKEDFGESFDVISGEFHKRWEAAAGLKIYTQAVADQLESGSNGGIKYEWTVEQWNDFAKDATHEEAVQKAKDIGVDVIWDSELARTTEGYYQVRGGIDYAIAKSLAVAPYCDIIWMETKTANLADAKIFADAMHAVFPDKMLAYNLSPSFNWDTTGMTEDEMRDFPKEIGKLGFVFNFITYGGHQIDGVAGEEFATALKNDGMLALARIQRRLRLLESPYKTPQTLVGGNRMDGVLMATSGRTATTRAMGKGSTQFQHLIQTEVQPKVLDSWLKIWGETHDIGASVRAELRPHIAGSELLELTIRNESAQSLANVIFASYKDRKDKMILSVRDQNTDTSIRRKRLMLLAHLFLIYRYNVDSVHYVSPSDLNHKQADRMKDLGIYSDVHNEVGDIIVAHVDKDLAKKYQSNDLTEISKLIRKD